A stretch of the Rhodospirillales bacterium genome encodes the following:
- the glmU gene encoding bifunctional UDP-N-acetylglucosamine diphosphorylase/glucosamine-1-phosphate N-acetyltransferase GlmU produces MVARPLAAAILAGGAGRRMRSRVLKPLQPVASRPAILHVLATTAELTPTATVVVHGPGADALLATVRTDCADAQFALQPEPLGTGDAARIALRTLGDFQGDVIILCADVPLLAPDTLAALRDRLSESDRPALAVLGFRPDDPSGYGRLQVHEDGYLRSIVEERDTTSDVRASNLCNAGVLAADAAVLGPWLAQLDTANAAGEHQLTDVVAGANAAGRRVAWIEGPADDLVGINTRADLAACEAALQARLRRRALEAGASLIDPATTWFAWDTVLAADVRVEPQVFFGPGVTVDTDTEILAFSHLEGAIIGKGCRVGPFARLRPGTRLEDGARVGNFVEVKNTVIGPGAKANHLAYIGDGTVGAEANIGAGTIFCNFDGTRKHHTVVDAGAFIGSNSALVAPVRVGRHAIVGAGSTITRDVPDSTLAVERAATRVRPSRGRQRPPHRTG; encoded by the coding sequence ATGGTCGCTCGCCCACTCGCAGCTGCGATACTCGCTGGCGGCGCTGGCCGCCGCATGCGCTCGCGTGTGCTCAAGCCACTGCAACCCGTCGCTTCACGGCCGGCCATTCTCCACGTCCTGGCCACCACTGCCGAACTGACGCCGACCGCCACTGTGGTCGTGCACGGGCCCGGTGCCGACGCACTGCTCGCAACGGTTCGCACCGACTGTGCGGATGCGCAGTTTGCCTTGCAGCCGGAACCGCTCGGCACGGGTGACGCTGCGAGAATCGCCTTGCGGACCCTTGGCGACTTCCAGGGCGACGTCATTATCCTGTGCGCCGACGTGCCGCTCCTCGCACCGGACACGCTGGCCGCGCTTCGCGACCGCCTGAGCGAGTCCGATCGGCCGGCCCTGGCAGTACTCGGATTTCGGCCCGATGACCCTTCGGGCTACGGCCGCCTCCAGGTCCACGAGGACGGGTACCTGAGGTCGATTGTCGAGGAGCGAGACACGACCAGCGACGTGCGTGCATCGAACCTTTGCAACGCGGGTGTCCTCGCGGCCGATGCCGCGGTCCTGGGACCGTGGCTCGCACAGCTCGACACTGCCAATGCAGCTGGCGAACACCAGCTGACCGACGTGGTCGCCGGCGCCAACGCCGCTGGTCGGCGCGTCGCCTGGATCGAAGGGCCGGCCGACGACCTGGTGGGCATCAACACCCGCGCCGACCTCGCCGCCTGCGAGGCAGCCCTCCAGGCGCGCCTCCGACGCCGGGCGCTGGAGGCGGGAGCCAGCCTGATCGACCCCGCCACGACATGGTTCGCGTGGGATACGGTGCTCGCCGCGGACGTCCGGGTGGAGCCCCAGGTGTTCTTTGGCCCGGGCGTCACAGTCGACACCGACACCGAGATTCTGGCCTTCTCCCATCTTGAAGGCGCGATCATCGGCAAGGGGTGCCGCGTCGGGCCCTTTGCCCGCTTGCGTCCCGGCACGCGACTGGAAGACGGCGCGCGGGTCGGGAATTTTGTCGAGGTGAAGAACACGGTCATCGGCCCCGGCGCCAAGGCCAATCACCTCGCCTACATCGGCGATGGAACCGTGGGCGCCGAAGCGAACATCGGCGCTGGCACAATCTTCTGCAATTTCGACGGCACCCGGAAGCACCACACCGTCGTAGACGCGGGCGCGTTCATCGGATCAAATTCGGCCCTGGTGGCCCCGGTCCGCGTCGGCCGCCACGCCATCGTCGGCGCCGGCAGCACGATTACCCGCGATGTGCCGGACTCCACGCTCGCCGTCGAACGCGCCGCCACACGCGTCAGGCCGTCCAGGGGACGACAGCGCCCCCCGCACCGCACCGGCTAG
- a CDS encoding MucR family transcriptional regulator, translating to MADNASKSTVEITGDIVAAYLGNNTIGAAQLPELIEAVHKSLSVIAGAPAATQVAPSTDTTTDVKRRPGRPRKVETEGREAQDPGPAKTARRAGRPAGDPAVPIAESVTADYIVCLEDGKQLKMLKRYLNTNYGMTPADYRQKWGLPPDYPMVAENYSKRRSEAAKRFGLGRKGFRRRSSASG from the coding sequence ATGGCGGATAATGCATCCAAGTCGACCGTAGAAATAACTGGCGACATTGTTGCTGCCTACTTGGGTAACAACACGATTGGGGCTGCCCAACTTCCAGAATTGATTGAGGCCGTACACAAGTCGCTGTCCGTGATTGCCGGGGCCCCGGCGGCCACTCAGGTCGCGCCAAGCACGGACACGACCACGGATGTGAAACGCCGGCCCGGCCGGCCGCGCAAGGTTGAGACGGAGGGCAGGGAGGCTCAGGACCCCGGGCCTGCCAAGACGGCGAGGCGGGCCGGACGTCCGGCAGGCGACCCGGCGGTCCCAATCGCGGAGTCGGTCACGGCGGACTACATCGTCTGCCTCGAGGACGGGAAGCAACTCAAGATGCTGAAGCGCTATCTGAATACCAACTACGGCATGACGCCCGCGGATTACCGGCAGAAATGGGGACTGCCTCCCGACTACCCGATGGTGGCGGAGAACTATTCGAAGCGGCGCTCCGAAGCGGCCAAGCGATTCGGCCTGGGCCGGAAAGGTTTTCGTCGTCGGTCCAGCGCATCCGGTTGA
- a CDS encoding protein-L-isoaspartate O-methyltransferase codes for MSDFAAMRRNMIDGQLFPNRVTDRPVLAAFEKVPRERFVPDQARARTYLDEHLHLGGDRYLLAPLVFARMVQEARIRFDDVVLDVGTATGYSAAVLGHLASAVIALESDENLAVQAEEALTELGADNAAVVQGPLSGGWPPGGPYDIVLIQGAVPEPPKALIAQLGPQGRLLAVECQPGAPGRVVLVEATNGNPVKRDLFDASVPPLAAFARPATFRF; via the coding sequence ATGTCCGATTTTGCAGCGATGCGCAGGAACATGATCGACGGGCAGCTGTTTCCGAACCGCGTTACCGACCGGCCGGTACTTGCGGCATTCGAGAAGGTGCCGCGCGAGCGCTTCGTTCCTGATCAAGCCCGCGCCCGCACATATCTGGATGAGCATCTCCACCTCGGCGGGGATCGCTACCTGCTGGCCCCGCTCGTATTTGCGCGAATGGTTCAGGAGGCGCGTATCCGGTTTGACGATGTGGTGCTGGACGTCGGTACCGCAACCGGATATTCGGCCGCCGTGCTGGGACACTTGGCCTCTGCCGTGATCGCACTGGAAAGTGACGAGAACTTGGCCGTGCAGGCGGAGGAGGCGCTTACCGAGCTTGGCGCGGACAATGCAGCCGTGGTGCAGGGCCCCCTGTCAGGTGGATGGCCTCCCGGCGGGCCCTACGACATCGTCCTGATTCAAGGGGCCGTGCCGGAACCTCCGAAGGCGCTGATCGCGCAGTTGGGACCGCAAGGGCGGCTGCTGGCCGTGGAGTGCCAGCCCGGCGCGCCTGGTCGGGTGGTACTGGTGGAAGCCACGAATGGGAATCCGGTGAAGCGGGACCTCTTCGACGCCTCGGTTCCTCCACTCGCGGCGTTTGCACGGCCAGCCACGTTCAGATTCTGA
- a CDS encoding NAD(P)-dependent alcohol dehydrogenase, which translates to MRAWQIEGEGGIDALALVERPRPEPGPGEILVRVTANAINYRDLSTILDPLSRGFPLPRIPNSDGAGVIEAVGPGVTGVQPGMAVTTTFFQDWEDGGCTPAAMASALGGAREGVLAEYVVLNSQGVLPKVPDLSDEEAACLPCAALTAWNAIFETAALRPGDTVLLLGTGGVSMFALQFAATAGIRAIMTSSSDRKLQEAAALGAAHGINYREVDDWPAAVRDLTGGRGVDAVVEVGGPGTLQKSLDAVRVGGTVALIGILTGGTIDPLPVMRKSVRLNGVYVGSRRMFRDMNRAIEKHAIRPRISEVVPFNEATEAYRLMASQQHMGKIVIRF; encoded by the coding sequence ATGCGTGCATGGCAGATCGAGGGCGAAGGTGGAATCGACGCTCTCGCACTCGTGGAGCGGCCACGGCCCGAGCCGGGTCCGGGAGAGATTCTGGTTCGCGTGACGGCGAACGCCATCAACTACCGTGATCTTTCCACGATCCTGGATCCACTGTCTCGCGGATTCCCGCTTCCAAGAATCCCGAACTCCGACGGGGCCGGCGTTATCGAAGCGGTCGGTCCCGGGGTAACCGGCGTCCAGCCTGGCATGGCCGTGACCACCACGTTCTTCCAGGACTGGGAAGACGGCGGGTGTACCCCGGCGGCAATGGCGAGTGCCCTGGGCGGTGCCCGGGAGGGCGTACTGGCCGAGTATGTCGTGCTGAACTCCCAAGGTGTCCTGCCAAAGGTACCCGACCTTTCGGACGAGGAAGCTGCCTGCTTGCCCTGCGCTGCTTTGACGGCCTGGAACGCGATCTTCGAAACTGCGGCTTTGCGGCCCGGAGACACGGTTCTCCTGTTGGGCACGGGCGGGGTTTCCATGTTTGCTCTGCAGTTTGCTGCCACTGCCGGAATCCGGGCCATCATGACCTCCTCCTCCGACCGCAAGTTGCAGGAGGCGGCCGCGCTTGGTGCAGCCCACGGGATCAACTATCGGGAAGTTGACGACTGGCCGGCGGCCGTCCGCGACCTCACTGGGGGCCGTGGGGTGGACGCAGTGGTCGAGGTGGGAGGTCCCGGCACGCTCCAGAAGTCGCTCGATGCGGTTCGGGTCGGCGGCACCGTTGCCTTGATCGGAATCCTTACCGGAGGGACCATCGATCCGCTTCCAGTCATGCGGAAGTCCGTTCGCCTGAACGGCGTATACGTTGGCAGCCGACGGATGTTCCGTGACATGAACCGGGCCATCGAAAAACACGCGATCCGGCCTCGCATCTCGGAGGTCGTTCCGTTCAACGAAGCTACGGAGGCCTATCGGCTCATGGCATCCCAGCAGCACATGGGAAAGATCGTCATCAGGTTCTGA
- a CDS encoding NAD(P)-dependent alcohol dehydrogenase, with protein MQVWELTSWSRDGLRLADRPSPVPGPGEIVVGIEAASLNYRDLVMVAGGYGRAGGGLPVVPLSDGAGRVLEVGAGVDRSLTGQLVVPSFFQHWRSGRFPPDALTGALGGPLDGVLQERMLLDAAGVVGAPEGWTALEASTLPCAAITAWSAVSVLSQTRPGDVVVVEGTGGVACFAVQFAHLCGAHVVVVSSSDAKLSVVQGLGADTLINYRRTPQWGKAVRDEVREADLVVDLGGAETLAQALRAVRPGGTIALIGVLSGGKAELPLGPAITREVRLQSVTCGSRDDLRDMVRAIDGSTIRPVIDRTYSFPEFPDALDRLEAAQHIGKICVNGAA; from the coding sequence ATGCAGGTCTGGGAGCTCACATCATGGTCCCGCGACGGACTGCGGCTGGCAGACCGGCCGTCGCCTGTCCCCGGTCCGGGCGAGATCGTCGTGGGAATCGAGGCGGCGTCGCTCAACTACCGGGACCTGGTAATGGTCGCCGGCGGGTATGGGCGCGCCGGTGGCGGGCTGCCCGTCGTACCGCTGTCGGATGGAGCAGGTCGCGTGCTCGAAGTCGGTGCTGGCGTCGACCGCTCGCTGACGGGTCAGCTGGTGGTCCCGTCCTTCTTCCAGCACTGGCGCAGCGGTCGCTTTCCTCCTGACGCCCTGACAGGCGCGCTGGGTGGCCCGTTGGACGGGGTGCTGCAGGAGCGCATGCTCCTGGATGCGGCGGGCGTCGTCGGCGCTCCCGAGGGGTGGACTGCCCTGGAGGCCAGCACATTGCCGTGTGCCGCGATCACCGCATGGAGCGCCGTCTCCGTGCTTTCCCAAACCCGACCCGGAGACGTCGTTGTGGTGGAGGGAACAGGTGGCGTTGCCTGCTTTGCCGTGCAGTTTGCACATCTGTGTGGCGCTCACGTGGTAGTGGTGTCGTCGAGCGACGCCAAGCTCTCGGTTGTCCAGGGCTTGGGGGCCGACACCCTGATCAACTACCGCCGCACTCCGCAATGGGGCAAGGCGGTCCGCGACGAGGTGCGGGAGGCCGATCTGGTCGTCGATCTCGGCGGCGCGGAAACGCTCGCACAGGCGCTTCGGGCCGTACGGCCGGGGGGAACCATCGCCCTGATCGGCGTGCTCTCCGGCGGCAAGGCGGAGCTGCCGCTCGGACCAGCGATCACCCGCGAGGTCCGTCTCCAATCGGTGACCTGCGGATCACGTGACGATCTCCGCGACATGGTGCGAGCAATCGACGGGAGTACCATCCGACCTGTAATCGACCGAACCTATTCGTTCCCGGAATTCCCTGACGCGCTCGACCGACTGGAAGCGGCCCAGCACATCGGCAAGATCTGCGTGAACGGAGCGGCCTAG
- a CDS encoding bifunctional aldolase/short-chain dehydrogenase has translation MKNRWRSTDAAALVRKLRRRGIGEALALRVYSTRLLGSDPQLVLHGGGNTSVKVRRPGRRHGAADVLHVKGSGWDMAAIEPEGLPGVELAPLQALRARAALSDAAMVQSHRACLLDPSSPSPSVETLLHAFLPHTYIDHTHANAVLAATNQPDGAARARVIWGDRVGIVPYVMPGFQLAKACAAIYEEAPEVEGLILLGHGIFTFGPTARIAYDRMIDLVRAAERAIAQARRSTKPGRSRNPSTRAVVAAAPVLRGLLCKALDPDRGDRPDRRLVLVHRSSRRALWYADHPGLATGPATPDHVLRTKPWPLAVPPYRPNAGEAAFRSLASEAFQEYTERYQSYLNSNLRRSDGSIRPLDPAPRVLLVPGLGVFAAAASRRAADITADLTEATGEVVRDADVLGSFQELPDADLFDVEYWSLEQAKLGNRRPLAFEGHVVVITGGGGAIGRATARAFQAEGAEVVLLDRDRRALDEAAGDVQGLAIETDLTREDSVAHAFDEVVRTFGGLDILVSNAGVAYSGAIAEVDEATLRESFEVNFFAHQRVAQAAVAVFRAQGLGGCLLFNVSKQSVSPGPKLGAYGAAKAATLALMRQYAIECGGDGIRANAVNPDRVRSGILDDGMIEARAAERRLSVEDYMAGNLLGEEVQATDVAQAFVHLARQKRTTAGVLTVDGGNLAAAMR, from the coding sequence ATGAAGAATCGCTGGCGGTCGACCGACGCCGCGGCCCTGGTTCGCAAGCTCCGGCGGCGCGGCATTGGGGAGGCACTCGCGCTCCGCGTGTATTCAACCCGCCTGCTGGGCAGCGATCCCCAGTTGGTGCTGCACGGTGGCGGCAACACGTCCGTGAAGGTACGCCGGCCTGGCCGGCGCCACGGTGCTGCCGACGTACTGCACGTCAAGGGCAGCGGCTGGGACATGGCCGCAATCGAACCCGAAGGCCTGCCCGGAGTCGAGCTCGCGCCGCTCCAGGCCCTCCGGGCGCGCGCCGCACTGTCCGACGCGGCGATGGTTCAGAGCCACCGAGCCTGCTTGCTGGACCCCTCCTCGCCCTCCCCGTCGGTCGAGACCCTGCTCCACGCCTTCCTTCCGCACACGTACATCGACCACACCCATGCCAATGCCGTGCTGGCGGCCACGAACCAGCCCGACGGAGCCGCGCGGGCAAGGGTCATCTGGGGGGACCGCGTCGGGATCGTGCCCTACGTGATGCCGGGCTTCCAGCTCGCCAAGGCCTGCGCTGCCATCTACGAGGAGGCCCCGGAAGTCGAGGGGCTCATCCTGCTCGGGCACGGGATCTTCACGTTTGGTCCCACGGCGCGAATCGCCTACGACCGGATGATCGACCTGGTACGTGCCGCCGAGCGCGCGATCGCGCAGGCGCGACGCTCGACAAAGCCTGGCCGCTCCCGAAACCCGTCCACCCGCGCTGTGGTCGCTGCCGCACCGGTACTGCGGGGCCTGCTATGCAAAGCACTTGACCCGGACCGCGGTGACCGACCTGATCGCCGGCTGGTGCTCGTGCACCGGTCGAGCCGACGTGCCCTCTGGTATGCCGACCATCCGGGTCTCGCCACCGGGCCAGCCACGCCCGACCACGTCCTGCGGACAAAGCCGTGGCCCCTGGCCGTGCCCCCCTACAGGCCGAACGCCGGAGAGGCTGCGTTCCGATCTCTCGCATCGGAAGCCTTCCAAGAATATACAGAACGTTATCAATCGTATCTAAATTCCAACTTACGGCGATCCGACGGATCGATCAGGCCGCTGGACCCGGCTCCGCGGGTGCTGCTGGTGCCGGGTCTCGGCGTCTTTGCCGCCGCCGCCAGCCGCCGCGCCGCAGACATCACGGCGGATCTGACCGAGGCCACGGGAGAAGTGGTTCGTGACGCTGACGTGCTCGGATCCTTTCAGGAGTTGCCGGACGCCGATCTGTTTGATGTCGAGTACTGGTCGCTCGAGCAGGCGAAGCTCGGTAACCGCCGACCGCTCGCGTTCGAGGGCCACGTCGTCGTGATCACCGGCGGGGGCGGCGCCATCGGTCGGGCCACGGCCAGGGCCTTCCAAGCCGAAGGCGCTGAGGTCGTGCTCCTCGACCGGGACCGACGCGCGCTCGATGAGGCCGCGGGCGATGTTCAGGGACTGGCCATTGAAACCGATCTCACCCGCGAAGACAGCGTGGCGCACGCCTTCGACGAGGTCGTTCGGACATTCGGCGGCCTCGACATCCTGGTCTCCAACGCTGGTGTGGCCTATTCAGGAGCGATCGCCGAGGTCGACGAAGCCACCCTGCGCGAGAGCTTCGAGGTGAATTTCTTTGCCCACCAGCGCGTGGCTCAGGCCGCGGTCGCAGTGTTTCGGGCACAGGGGCTCGGCGGCTGCCTGCTCTTCAATGTGTCCAAGCAGTCCGTGTCTCCGGGACCCAAGCTTGGCGCCTACGGTGCGGCCAAGGCGGCGACCCTCGCCCTGATGCGCCAGTATGCAATTGAGTGCGGCGGCGACGGTATTCGGGCGAACGCGGTAAACCCGGATCGCGTCCGGAGCGGCATTCTCGACGATGGGATGATCGAGGCGCGGGCCGCGGAACGGCGATTGAGCGTGGAGGACTACATGGCCGGCAATCTCTTGGGCGAGGAAGTCCAGGCAACGGACGTTGCGCAGGCCTTCGTCCACCTGGCTCGGCAGAAGCGGACCACTGCCGGCGTGCTCACGGTAGATGGTGGCAATCTCGCGGCAGCGATGCGCTGA
- a CDS encoding Zn-dependent hydrolase: protein MRSSPNESPQSNARLSVNAERLLSSLAAMAELGATPKGGVNRQTLTDLDREARDLFCTWCDEAGLTVRVDEMGNLFARRAGRDDDRDPVQTGSHLDTQPTGGRYDGALGVLAGLEVMRALNDADYVTEAPLELVMWTNEEGCRFAPAMMGSGVHAGLHDRDFMMQVEDPDGRSFGEELRRIGYHGPVPCTHRQNPTGALIELHIEQGPLLEDDGIAIGVVTGGQAQRWYEIDLTGMESHAGTTPMPVRRDALVAAAGIVTAVRALGEKFAPHARTTCGVLEARPNSRNVIPGSVFLTVDMRHPDAQVLATMDDRLRAAAKEAADQERAACTIRQILDVPAVEFHTEVVQAVRSASADLSYSHRDIISGAGHDAMNVARVAPAGMVFIPCVDGISHNEIENALPDDIIRGANVLLRALVSLADQPGLDAAA from the coding sequence ATGAGATCCTCGCCGAACGAATCGCCGCAATCAAACGCAAGGCTGTCGGTCAACGCCGAGCGCCTCCTGTCCAGTCTCGCTGCGATGGCCGAACTCGGCGCCACGCCCAAGGGAGGTGTGAACCGCCAGACCCTGACTGACCTCGACCGGGAGGCACGCGATCTGTTCTGCACCTGGTGCGACGAAGCCGGCCTGACCGTCCGCGTGGACGAAATGGGCAATCTCTTCGCTCGCCGTGCCGGCCGCGACGATGACCGTGATCCCGTCCAGACCGGGAGTCACCTCGACACGCAACCGACCGGGGGGCGGTACGACGGGGCGCTGGGAGTGCTGGCCGGCCTGGAGGTCATGCGCGCCTTGAATGACGCGGATTACGTGACCGAAGCTCCTCTTGAACTGGTGATGTGGACCAACGAAGAAGGCTGTCGGTTCGCGCCGGCGATGATGGGATCCGGAGTCCACGCTGGTCTACACGATCGCGACTTCATGATGCAGGTCGAGGATCCTGACGGTCGCAGCTTTGGAGAAGAGCTCCGGCGAATCGGATACCACGGGCCAGTCCCATGCACGCATCGGCAGAATCCGACTGGGGCGCTGATCGAACTTCACATCGAGCAGGGCCCACTGCTCGAAGACGATGGAATCGCCATCGGGGTCGTTACCGGCGGCCAGGCTCAACGGTGGTACGAGATCGATCTCACCGGCATGGAATCGCATGCGGGCACCACGCCCATGCCAGTACGCCGCGATGCGCTCGTCGCCGCTGCGGGCATCGTGACGGCGGTCCGCGCCCTGGGAGAGAAGTTCGCGCCGCATGCACGGACGACATGTGGCGTGCTTGAGGCCCGGCCGAACTCCAGAAACGTGATTCCCGGTTCGGTGTTCCTCACCGTCGATATGCGCCATCCGGACGCGCAGGTGCTGGCGACGATGGACGACCGATTGCGCGCCGCCGCGAAAGAGGCCGCCGACCAGGAGCGGGCGGCGTGTACCATTCGACAGATACTTGACGTGCCGGCCGTCGAATTCCACACCGAGGTGGTCCAGGCGGTACGATCGGCGTCCGCAGACCTCTCCTACTCGCACCGCGACATCATCAGTGGGGCCGGGCACGACGCCATGAACGTGGCGCGGGTCGCGCCGGCGGGGATGGTCTTTATCCCCTGTGTCGACGGGATCAGTCACAACGAGATCGAGAATGCACTTCCGGATGACATCATTCGGGGGGCGAACGTCCTGCTCAGAGCCTTGGTCAGCCTCGCGGATCAGCCCGGTCTGGACGCCGCGGCATAA
- the gph gene encoding phosphoglycolate phosphatase (PGP is an essential enzyme in the glycolate salvage pathway in higher organisms (photorespiration in plants). Phosphoglycolate results from the oxidase activity of RubisCO in the Calvin cycle when concentrations of carbon dioxide are low relative to oxygen. This enzyme is a member of the Haloacid Dehalogenase (HAD) superfamily of aspartate-nucleophile hydrolase enzymes (PF00702).), whose product MKPQHAPCTVVFDLDGTLIDSAPDLAGALNDLLVQYERPQVRLPDVRTMVGDGAVSLIRRGFGRSGGLDGIPIEQLRNRFLALYVDRMTLETSLFPGAEATLYLLHERGCRIALCTNKPVGMAEDILRYFGLRDRFHAVLGGDSLAVRKPDPLHLSVAIEHAGGQVERAVMVGDSNADVTAARHAGVPSIAVSYGYSSEPVDSLGADLVAERLDQIPDFLVRLELLG is encoded by the coding sequence ATGAAACCACAGCATGCGCCGTGCACGGTGGTGTTCGATCTCGATGGCACCCTGATCGACAGCGCTCCGGATCTGGCCGGCGCGCTCAACGATCTGCTGGTCCAGTACGAGCGCCCGCAGGTCAGGCTCCCGGACGTCCGTACGATGGTCGGTGACGGGGCGGTGTCGCTCATCCGGCGTGGGTTCGGCCGATCGGGCGGGCTCGACGGCATCCCGATCGAGCAGCTGCGAAACCGGTTTCTCGCGCTCTACGTGGATCGGATGACGCTTGAGACCAGTTTGTTTCCCGGGGCAGAAGCAACGCTGTATTTGCTGCACGAACGGGGGTGCCGTATCGCGCTGTGCACCAACAAGCCGGTCGGGATGGCCGAGGACATCCTTCGGTACTTTGGCTTGCGCGACCGGTTTCACGCGGTCTTGGGTGGAGATTCCCTGGCGGTCCGCAAGCCCGATCCGCTGCACCTGTCGGTGGCTATCGAGCATGCCGGCGGACAGGTGGAACGGGCAGTCATGGTGGGGGACAGCAATGCCGACGTGACGGCGGCTCGACACGCAGGTGTGCCATCGATCGCGGTAAGTTACGGATATTCTTCCGAACCTGTCGACAGCCTTGGAGCCGACCTGGTGGCTGAACGGCTCGACCAGATTCCCGATTTTCTTGTTCGATTGGAACTCCTCGGGTAA
- a CDS encoding CmcJ/NvfI family oxidoreductase, producing MKPHDIPATASEVPAPNDVRGSLTFIVPQETKPYFESSALTGGLPKVYFDTEDHYVDVHDMRRIADRLSLDRQGFVLLPHTTAVVDLYDDAAIAGVYDPELVELLKRVTGADRVSVFDHTRRSDRPAGAVNRDGPRAPADRVHVDYTVTSGPKRAADVLGKDEVQRILAGGGRIMQINVWRPIQGPVLRSPLAVADAGSVQASELIATDQRFPDRVGEIYQLAHGTGQRWYWVPKMRRDEVLLIKGWDSIDDGCARFTPHGAFQLERQDPAAPPRESMEVRTYVVFEG from the coding sequence ATGAAACCACACGACATACCCGCCACCGCTTCCGAGGTCCCGGCACCAAACGATGTGCGCGGTTCGCTGACCTTCATCGTGCCGCAGGAGACCAAGCCGTATTTCGAGAGTTCAGCGCTGACGGGAGGTCTTCCCAAGGTCTACTTCGATACGGAAGATCACTATGTCGACGTGCACGACATGCGGCGTATCGCTGATCGACTTTCCCTGGATCGGCAAGGGTTCGTTCTGCTTCCCCACACGACCGCCGTCGTCGATCTCTATGACGACGCGGCGATCGCGGGGGTGTACGACCCCGAGCTCGTGGAGCTGCTCAAACGCGTGACAGGCGCGGACCGGGTTTCCGTGTTCGACCACACGCGCCGGTCCGACAGGCCTGCTGGAGCTGTCAATCGGGATGGCCCGCGCGCACCGGCTGATCGCGTTCACGTCGATTACACCGTGACGTCCGGGCCGAAGCGAGCGGCCGATGTCCTCGGCAAGGACGAGGTGCAGCGGATCCTTGCCGGCGGCGGGCGCATCATGCAGATCAACGTCTGGCGACCGATCCAAGGGCCGGTACTTCGGAGTCCGCTGGCTGTTGCGGATGCTGGCAGCGTGCAGGCGTCCGAGCTGATCGCGACAGACCAAAGGTTTCCGGACCGGGTCGGGGAGATCTATCAGCTGGCGCACGGGACCGGACAACGTTGGTACTGGGTTCCAAAGATGCGACGCGACGAGGTCCTTCTCATCAAGGGGTGGGACAGCATCGACGACGGCTGTGCCAGGTTTACCCCTCACGGTGCCTTCCAGTTGGAACGTCAGGATCCCGCCGCGCCTCCACGTGAGAGCATGGAAGTGCGCACCTACGTCGTGTTCGAAGGTTGA